Below is a window of Sulfitobacter sp. SK012 DNA.
TGGACGCCGATTGCATGGCGACCGGCCACTACATCCAGCGCAAGATGGGCGCACAAGGCGCCGAGCTTCACGCCGCGGCCGATGCCAATCGTGATCAGAGCTATTTCTTGTTTTCCACCACACCAGATCAGTTAAATTATCTACGTTTTCCGCTTGGCCATTTGCCATCAAAGGATGAAACGCGCGCACTTGCGGCGAAATACGGCCTACGGGTGGCGGATAAACCTGACAGCCAAGACATTTGTTTTGTGCCAAATGGTGATTATGCCAGCGTCATTCGAAAATTGCGGCCAGAGGCGGCGGACCCCGGCAATATCGTAGATGTTGACGGTAACATCTTGGCGCAGCATGAAGGCGTCATTCATTACACCATTGGCCAGCGCCGCGGCCTTGGCATCGGTGGGTTGGCTGATCCACTGTACGTGGTTCGGCTGGATGCAGACCGCAAAGAGGTCATTGTCGGGCCAAAGGCGATGCTTGCCACACGGACAATCCCCGTACGCGAGATCAATTGGTTGGGCGATACACCGCTGATGTCGCGCGCGGAGTGGCCGATCTCGGTCCGCGTTCGCTCAACGCGCCCTCCGACGGATGCAATTTTGCGGCCCCTATCGGACACAACCGCCGAGGTCGAGTTGCTGACGCCAGAAGAAGGTGTGAGCCCCGGTCAGGCGTGTGTTTTTTATGATCCCGACAGCAGCCGCATCTTTGGCGGTGGTTGGATTCACCGCGGATAATTAGAGCCGGGCCAGCACTGCTTTGGCAGCGCGCAGGCCCGGTGCCTCGCCACCCTTTCCCAAACGTTCCATGCTCAGCGTCATTGCCGCGCGTTGCGCATCTGGGTTCTGCATCACCTGCGCCAAAGCGTCGGCGATCAGATCGGGGCGGCAGTTTTTGCCAATAAATTCTGGAACGACGCGGGTTTCGGACACCAAATTGACCAGAGTTACCGTATCGATCTTGACCATGCGGCTGATGATGATGCGGCTTAACCAATTCATGTCATAGGCGATCACCATAGGGGTATCTGCCGCTGCAAGTTCCAGTGAAACAGTGCCTGACGCCGCCAAGGCAACATCTGCGGCGCGAAACGCCGCGCGTTTGGTCGCAGTCGCGGCTTCTAGCATTTGAGCACGCGGATCGAGGACAACGGGCGCGCCCGGCCAGTTGGCGGCCATGTCGATCACCGTTTGGGCCACGGGTGCCGCTGCAGGCACCACAACACGCAGGTCAGGTTGGGCTTTGACGACACGCTCAAGCGTCTGGCCAAAGATAGGACCCAGCCGAGCCACTTCGGACCGACGCGACCCTGGCAACGCAAGCAACATCGGCGCATCGCCAATCCCTTGGGCCTCCCGAAATGCCACCCCTTCTTGCGTATCAGAAATAGGCTCGGCCACAACAGGATGTCCGACAAAATCACAGGCCATTCCGGCGGCCGTCATATAGGGCGGCTCAAACGGGAACAGCGCCAGCACGTGATCGATATGGCGCGCCATTTTGGCCGCTCGGCCGGGCCGCCATGCCCACACCGTCGGCGCAACATAGTGAACCGTGCGCGTGTTGCTTGCCTCTTTGACCAGCTTGGCCACACGCAGCGAAAAATCAGGGCTGTCGATCGTGATGAGCACATCCGGCGCGCTTTGCACCACGGCGGCGGCGGTCTCGGCGATGCGGCGTTTGAGGTGGCGATACTTCGGAATAACTTCGGCCAAGCCCATGACGCTCAACTCGGACATGTCAAATCGACTGTCGAGGCCTTGGGCCTGCATCTCTGGCCCGCCGATGCCCTCGAAAACCACATCAGGCCGCTCTGCGCGCAACCCAGCCATCAACGCACCGCCCAGTTTG
It encodes the following:
- the mnmA gene encoding tRNA 2-thiouridine(34) synthase MnmA, with amino-acid sequence MALDQTPPLNSLGFAKAPSETRVVVAMSGGVDSSVVAAMLAKEGYDVVGVTLQLYDHGAALAKKGACCAGLDIHDARRVAEDMGFPHYVLDYENVFKDAVIDEFADSYLGGATPVPCIRCNERVKFKDLLETARDLDADCMATGHYIQRKMGAQGAELHAAADANRDQSYFLFSTTPDQLNYLRFPLGHLPSKDETRALAAKYGLRVADKPDSQDICFVPNGDYASVIRKLRPEAADPGNIVDVDGNILAQHEGVIHYTIGQRRGLGIGGLADPLYVVRLDADRKEVIVGPKAMLATRTIPVREINWLGDTPLMSRAEWPISVRVRSTRPPTDAILRPLSDTTAEVELLTPEEGVSPGQACVFYDPDSSRIFGGGWIHRG
- the lpxB gene encoding lipid-A-disaccharide synthase, with product MTLRVFILAGEPSGDKLGGALMAGLRAERPDVVFEGIGGPEMQAQGLDSRFDMSELSVMGLAEVIPKYRHLKRRIAETAAAVVQSAPDVLITIDSPDFSLRVAKLVKEASNTRTVHYVAPTVWAWRPGRAAKMARHIDHVLALFPFEPPYMTAAGMACDFVGHPVVAEPISDTQEGVAFREAQGIGDAPMLLALPGSRRSEVARLGPIFGQTLERVVKAQPDLRVVVPAAAPVAQTVIDMAANWPGAPVVLDPRAQMLEAATATKRAAFRAADVALAASGTVSLELAAADTPMVIAYDMNWLSRIIISRMVKIDTVTLVNLVSETRVVPEFIGKNCRPDLIADALAQVMQNPDAQRAAMTLSMERLGKGGEAPGLRAAKAVLARL